The Oreochromis niloticus isolate F11D_XX linkage group LG13, O_niloticus_UMD_NMBU, whole genome shotgun sequence genome has a window encoding:
- the mcm8 gene encoding DNA helicase MCM8, producing the protein MSGQDSRRGSSRGGRGGGGSGSGGGGGGWRGGGSGSGGGGGGWRGGGSGGGGGGWRGRGSGGGWRGGGGGWRGRPWRGGSGGGWRGGAGNHTYRAQRVLCQTTLDALCPYKGWTLYFTDGFIESGPNVEKIKVFEKYFTFRIHLFDKDEIERQGSVLVDYADLIADKTVRHALPDIVTQLKQQPEVMLNCLGLAIHQVLTLDLQKQAAELQEEEFPVATPVINIPHISARLYNYEPLTPLRMLRASVFGRLVCVKGTVVRVSSIRPLCTRLAFRCRTCSTTLSLALQHGKYTTPTKCGKPDCRSHTFIPIRNSPLTQTVDWQIIKVQELISGEQRETGRIPRTVECHLTSDLCDSCVPGDTVTVTGIVRVSNDGPGTYRGNKDQCMFLLYIEATSVSNTKGKQSKMGGQGSSGTVEDRCGGEEFSLKELYAIQEIQSQPDLLRLIVHSLCPVIYGHLLVKAALALVLFGGRQKQTGKNSIPVRADPHILIVGDPGLGKSQMLQAVCNVAPRGIYVCGNSTSTTGLTVSLSRDAGTGDYALEAGALVLADQGLCCIDEFDKMGNQQQALLEAMEQQSVSLAKAGIVSSLPARTSVVAAANPVGGHYNRGKTVSENLKMGSALLSRFDVVFLLLDIPDESHDRQLSEHVMANRSGRGRTSSATVTRNNSELQTSILLEHSDMPLSERLQVPAGETIDPIPTCLIRKYISYARQYVHPKLSPEAAQTLQEFYLSLRAQANPTDATPITTRQLESLIRLTEARAKLELRETATKSDAEDVVEIMKHSLANTYSDGLGNLDFERSQLGSGMSQRSAAKRLVNALHQHAQRTGQKQFDVQTLRSIADRVNVKVMDFEGLLSSLNEQGFLLKKGPKLYQLQTI; encoded by the exons ATGAGTGGACAGGATTCCAGGAGAGGCTCTTCtagaggaggcagaggaggaggagggagtggAAGTGGTGGCGGCGGCGGTGGATGGAGAGGAGGTGGTAGTGGAAGTGGTGGCGGCGGCGGTggatggagaggaggaggtagtggtggtggtggtggcggaTGGAGAGGACGAGGGAGTGGTGGTGGCTGGAGAGGAGGGGGTGGAGGATGGAGAGGTAGACCATGGAGAGGAGGATCAGGAGGAGGTTGGAGAGGTGGAGCAGGAAACCATACCTACAGAGCGCAGAGAG TCCTTTGTCAGACTACTCTTGATGCATTGTGTCCGTACAAAGGATGGACACTCTACTTCACAGATG GATTTATAGAGAGTGGACCTAATGTGGAGAAGATCAAAGTGTTTGAGAAATATTTCACTTTCAGGATTCATCTGTTTGACAAG GATGAAATTGAGCGTCAGGGAAGTGTCCTGGTTGATTATGCTGACTTGATTGCAGACAAAACTGTGCGTCACGCACTTCCTGACATAGTCACACAACTGAAACAACAACCAGAGGTGATGCTGAACTGTTTGGGATTGGCTATTCACCAG GTCTTGACTCTGGATTTGCAGAAGCAAGCTGCTGAGCTGCAAGAGGAAGAGTTTCCTGTTGCTACACCAGTCATCAATATTCCCCATATTAGTGCGAG GCTCTATAACTATGAGCCACTGACTCCACTGCGGATGTTACGTGCCAGTGTGTTTGGCCGGCTAGTTTGTGTGAAGGGAACAGTGGTGAGAGTGAGCAGTATTAGACCGCTATGCACCAGGTTGGCCTTCAGGTGTCGGACCTGCTCGACCACACTGTCTCTGGCTCTGCAGCATGGGAAATACACTACACCTACCAAA TGCGGAAAGCCTGACTGTCGCAGTCATACCTTCATCCCCATCCGCAATTCTCCTCTTACACAGACTGTAGACTGGCAGATCATCAA GGTGCAGGAGTTGATAAGTGGAGAGCAGAGGGAGACTGGACGAATCCCACGGACAGTGGAGTGtcacctgacctctgacctctgtgacAGCTGTGTGCCTGGAGACACTGTTACTGTGACAGGGATAGTGAGAGTTAGCAATGAtg GTCCAGGCACTTATAGAGGAAATAAGGATCAGTGTATGTTCCTCCTCTACATTGAAGCTACTTCTGTCAGCAATACAAAAG GCAAGCAGTCCAAGATGGGAGGTCAAGGTTCAAGCGGGACAGTTGAAGATCGCTGTGGTGGGGAAGAGTTCAGTCTGAAGGAACTGTATGCTATTCAGGAGATCCAGTCACAGCCTGACTTGCTGCGACTTATAGTGCA CTCTTTGTGTCCTGTCATCTACGGCCATCTG CTGGTGAAAGCTGCCcttgctttggttttgtttggaGGCAGACAGAAACAAACAGGCAAGAATAGCATTCCAGTGAGAGCAGACCCCCACATCCTAATAGTGGGAGACCCCGGACTGGGAAAGAGTCAGATGTTACAG GCAGTGTGTAACGTGGCTCCCAGGGGCATCTATGTTTGTGGCAACAGTACCAGCACCACAG gACTCACAGTAAGTTTATCTCGAGATGCAGGAACAGGCGATTATGCTCTGGAGGCCGGTGCTTTGGTTTTGGCAGATCAAG GTCTTTGCTGCATTGATGAATTTGACAAGATGGGGAACCAGCAGCAGGCTCTGCTAGAAGCAATGGAGCAACAATCTGTGAGTCTGGCCAAGGCTGGTATAGTTTCCTCTTTGCCTGCTAGAACCTCAGTTGTGGCTGCTGCAAACCCAGTTGGAGGACATTACAACAGAGGCAAAACCGTCTCTGAAAATCTGAA AATGGGATCAGCTCTCCTCTCTCGTTTTGATGTTGTCTTCCTGCTACTGGACATCCCAGATGAGTCACATGACCGCCAGCTGTCGGAGCATGTCATGGCGAATAGGTCAGGGAGAGGCAGAACCAGCAGTGCCACAGTTACCAGAAATAACAGTGAATTACAGACCTCAATCCTATTAGAGCACTCTGACATGCCACTGTCCGAACGTTTGCAG GTCCCTGCAGGTGAAACTATAGACCCCATTCCAACATGCCTTATAAGAAAGTACATCAGCTACGCTCGTCAGTATGTCCATCCTAAACTCTCTCCTGAAGCAGCACAAACCCTTCAGGAGTTCTACCTGTCACTGAGAGCTCAGGCAAACCCTACTGATGCCACGCCAATCACCACACGACAGCTGGAGTCTTTAATTAGACTAACtgag GCAAGAGCCAAGTTGGAGCTGAGAGAAACAGCCACTAAGAGTGATGCTGAGGATGTTGTTGAGATCATGAAACACAG tctggccaACACATATTCAGATGGTCTCGGCAATCTGGACTTTGAGCGCTCTCAGCTTGGGTCTGGTATGAGTCAGCGCAGTGCTGCAAAACGACTGGTCAATGCACTGCACCAGCACGCTCAGAGGACCGGTCAGAAGCAGTTCGATGTACAGACGCTTCGATCCATTGCCGACAGAGTGAACGTTAAG GTGATGGATTTCGAAGGCCTCTTGAGTTCCCTGAATGAACAAGGTTTTCTGCTGAAGAAAGGACCCAAGCTGTACCAGCTGCAGACAATCTGA
- the crls1 gene encoding cardiolipin synthase (CMP-forming): MMTLCFRRISAPLCCNTTNVRCLVSARSAPVCLLEPASWRLRYTPVTEFARLKRPQVSGSCLARLKWTDSRVACWSGVLQQGKQTPWHVQGPIPMTQGGHERCAASFRSLLSPTARGLCSGKTDEKPDSSTGEERGEAGAVPGHGLFKFKELYENPWTIPNLLCVCRILLAPFLGHLIIQQKFHLSLALFTLAGATDLLDGYIARTWPTQKSALGSALDPLADKILISILYVSLTYAELIPAPLTALVIFRDIGLIAAVFWVRYKTVPPPVTLTKFFNPCYTTAQLKPTLISKINTAIQFCLVAASLAAPVFQYTDSILLQCLWYITAVTTAASGYSYWHYGRKTVQVLNTRSPS; this comes from the exons ATGATGACGCTGTGTTTTCGGAGGATTTCTGCACCGCTGTGCTGCAACACAACAAACGTTCGCTGTCTGGTGTCCGCGCGGAGTGCGCCCGTATGCCTACTGGAGCCCGCATCATGGCGGCTCAGATACACACCTGTCACTGAGTTCGCTAGGTTGAAACGACCTCAGGTGAGCGGCTCGTGCCTCGCGAGACTCAAATGGACGGACAGCCGTGTCGCTTGTTGGAGTGGGGTTCTCCAGCAGGGAAAGCAGACTCCATGGCACGTGCAAGGACCTATACCCATGACCCAGGGAGGTCACGAGCGGTGTGCGGCCAGTTTCCGGTCTCTGCTGTCCCCGACAGCTCGAGGACTTTGCAGTGGAAAGACCGACGAGAAGCCGGACAGTTCCACTGGAGAGGAGAGGGGTGAAGCCGGCGCGGTACCAGGACACGGACTGTTCAAGTTCAAAGAGCTG tATGAGAATCCATGGACAATCCCCAACCTGTTATGTGTGTGTCGGATTTTGCTGGCTCCATTCTTGGGTCATCTGATCATCCAGCAGAAATTTCACCTCAGTTTGGCTCTCTTTACGCTGGCCGGAGCTACTGACCTG TTGGATGGTTACATTGCCAGAACGTGGCCCACTCAAAAGTCGGCACTGGGCAGTGCTCTCGACCCACTGGCTGACAAGATTCTCATCAGTATTTTATATGTCAGTCTCACCTATGCTGAACTTATACCAG CTCCACTGACAGCTCTAGTGATTTTCAGAGACATTGGTTTGATAGCTGCTGTCTTCTGGGTCAGATACAAGACTGTACCTCCACCG GTGACCCTCACCAAGTTTTTTAACCCCTGCTATACTACTGCCCAGCTCAAGCCCACACTCATCAGCAAG ATTAACACGGCCATTCAGTTCTGTCTGGTTGCAGCTTCTTTGGCTGCTCCGGTCTTCCAGTATACAGACAGCATCCTGCTGCAGTGCTTATG GTATATTACAGCAGTGACTACAGCTGCATCAGGTTATAGCTACTGGCACTACGGCCGTAAGACTGTTCAAGTGTTGAACACCAGATCACCGTCATAA